Proteins from one Podospora pseudoanserina strain CBS 124.78 chromosome 1, whole genome shotgun sequence genomic window:
- the CEF1 gene encoding Pre-mRNA-splicing factor cef1 (BUSCO:EOG09261CXQ; EggNog:ENOG503NU2G; COG:K) — translation MPVVKGGVWTNIEDEILKASVSKYGLNQWARVSSLLARKTPKQCKARWNEWLDPSIKKIEWSKEEDEKLLHLAKLMPTQWRTIAPIVGRTANQCLERYQKLLDEAEQREASSLGLTGPDGGEAQAPSADDVRRLRPGEVDPDPETKPARPDTIDLDEDEKEMLSEARARLANTQGKKAKRKARERQQEESRRLAALQKRRELKTAGINIKVTTRKKGQMDYNADIPFEKKAVPGFYDTTEEIARNEWQRAHFDPKKQQVGNKRKGEGDEEGDRKRKKNEGPSQSMQAALKAGQMQKMREAEQSSKRRALVLPAPQVGEGELEEIVKMGMIGERASMMARESDNDATRGLVGNYTTLNTSAPIRTPRAPAEEDHIANEIRNIRALTETQSSLLGGENTPLHEGAGSTGFESVAPRRQVIVTENPLATPFRSGANGVGATPARVGQTPHRTPRDSFALNAKDDEMSMVGGTPNDARLRDLSLRHQLKERLAALPKPKETDWELELPDEQQEPAVAQETEEDAAERDRRERQIREAREYLERKRRTQVMQKDLPRPVHVDWKATFAELSKSNESEVEKLVAKEAALLMAHDATKYPLPGAPPNVKPVDIARFEDDSLEEARLQILMEMREKPKPEAVQAVYNRNNTNALLLGLGCYDDEDDSGEEQNIAIMRSALDTAIDALIASAEKGNKLEKKLNLHLGGYKNRAEMLRKKIGEAHEALEKARAALSGFRVLQTSEEAAIQRRLGALRAEVAFVSTREREAQEQYRKMRAELEELTLNGGRINGH, via the exons ATGCCCGTGGTAAAAGGAGGTGTATGGACGAACATCGAAGATGAAATTCTCAAGGCGTCCGTCAGCAAGTACGGGCTGAACCAGTGGGCGCGTGTCTCGTCGCTCTTGGCCCggaaaacaccaaaacagTGCAAGGCAAGATGGAACGAGTGGCTCGACCCCAGCATCAAGAAGATCGAGTGGAgtaaggaggaggatgaaaaGTTGTTACATTTGGCAAAGCTGATGCCCACGCAATGGCGCACCATCGCCCCGATTGTCGGTCGCACTGCCAACCAGTGTCTCGAACGCTACCAGAAACTCCTCGACGAAGCCGAACAACGAGAAGCCTCGTCCCTCGGTCTGACCGGTCCcgatggaggagaagcccagGCACCATCCGCCGATGATGTTCGTCGTTTACGCCCTGGCGAGGTGGATCCCGATCCCGAAACAAAGCCTGCCCGACCCGACACCATCGAtctcgacgaggacgagaaggaaATGCTGAGCGAGGCGCGCGCCCGTCTTGCCAATACACAGGGCAAGAAGGCCAAGCGCAAGGCCCGTGAACGACAGCAGGAGGAGTCCAGACGGCTGGCAGCGCTTCAGAAACGACGAGAGCTGAAAACGgccggcatcaacatcaaggTGACAAcaaggaagaaggggcagaTGGACTATAATGCCGATATTCCGttcgaaaagaaggctgTCCCTGGATTCTACGATACGACTGAGGAGATTGCGCGCAACGAGTGGCAGCGAGCCCATTTCGACCCCAAGAAGCAGCAAGTTGGCAACAAGcggaagggggagggcgatgaggaaggTGATAGGAAGCGAAAAAAGAATGAGGGGCCCTCGCAGTCGATGCAGGCAGCGCTCAAGGCTGGTCAGATGCAGAAGATGCGCGaggcagagcagagcagcaaGAGGAGAGCGCTAGTGCTTCCAGCCCCtcaggttggcgagggtgagtTGGAGGAAATCGTCAAGATGGGCATGATCGGAGAAAGGGCAAGCATGATGGCTCGCGAGAGTGACAATGATGCCACCCGCGGCTTGGTTGGCAATTACACAACGCTCAACACCAGCGCGCCGATCAGAACACCTCGAGCTCCCGCGGAAGAAGACCACATCGCGAACGAGATCCGGAACATTAGAGCCTTGACTGAGACGCAGTCATCTctgttgggtggtgagaacACCCCTCTCCATGAGGGTGCAGGTTCAACCGGGTTCGAATCGGTAGCGCCACGGAGGCAGGTGATAGTCACGGAAAACCCGCTGGCAACCCCTTTCCGGTCGGGCGCAAATGGGGTCGGCGCTACTCCAGCCAGGGTTGGCCAAACTCCTCATCGCACGCCTCGCGATAGCTTCGCGCTGAACGCCAAAGATGATGAAATGTCCATGGTTGGAGGAACCCCTAACGACGCCAGACTGCGCGATCTATCTCTCCGACACCAACTCAAGGAAAGACTTGCCGCCCTTCCCAAACCCAAGGAAACCGACTGGGAATTGGAACTGCCGGATGAGCAACAGGAGCCGGCTGTTGCgcaggagacggaggaggatgcggcGGAGCGAGATCGCAGAGAGCGGCAGATCCGCGAAGCCCGCGAGTACTTGGAGCGCAAGAGACGGACCCAGGTCATGCAAAAGGACTTGCCAAGGCCAGTACATGTAGACTGGAAAGCTACATTCGCAGAGCTGAGCAAGAGTAACGAGAGTGAGGTGGAGAAGCTGGTGGCGAAGGAAGCTGCCCTGTTGATGGCACATGATGCGACCAAATACCCACTTCCAGGGGCGCCACCAAACGTGAAGCCGGTGGATATCGCCCGTTTCGAAGATGATTCTCTAGAAGAGGCTCGCCTTCAGATTCTCATGGAGATGAGGGAAAAGCCGAAGCCGGAGGCTGTCCAGGCAGTGTACAACAGGAACAATACCAACGCCCTGTTGCTGGGTCTTGGGTGCtatgacgatgaggatgacagCGGGGAGGAGCAAAACATTGCCATCATGCGATCGGCACTGGAC ACTGCTATCGACGCCTTGATTGCTTCCGCAGAGAAGGGCAATAAGCTGGAAAAGAAGTTGAATCTGCATTTGGGCGGGTACAAGAACCGGGCCGAGATGCTGCGCAAGAAGATTGGGGAGGCCCACGAGGCTTTGGAAAAGGCCAGGGCTGCGCTGAGTGGGTTCAGGGTCCTGCAGACATCAGAGGAAGCCGCGATTCAAAGACGTCTTGGAGCTCTTAGGGCCGAGGTTGCATTTGTCAGCACcagggagagagaggcacAGGAGCAGTACCGGAAGATGAGAGCTGAGCTAGAGGAGCTGACTCTGAATGGAGGGAGGATCAATGGGCATTAG
- the ASH2 gene encoding transcription factor, contains a PHD finger motif (EggNog:ENOG503NZB5; COG:B; COG:K; BUSCO:EOG09262X7T), producing the protein MADPSSPQPPRETTPSLISSIPQKRALPDDTHSPAVPSPLNPDGKSQKVQIQPPAEEGTTMGREKRTKKESLKKRESKGATGGDSSRASPAPKPKEQPGEMAPLRYKLAPPKITDFDLPRGPVFTSHHEVQDSEGRSIEFYETSDHVYNKKNFHYTHCIADPTFPSMFYYRNTEPEPYGAHLNFEDAASHMYFDQQGTHVTSDKGFRMARANVAVREGRWYWECKVTRGILKKKNEGDPESHGHIRLGFARREASLDAPVGFDAYSYGIRDKSGQKIHMSRPKDFFPEGEDIKEGDVIGLEIQLPSERLHRKVVQGHYNPAVDLIAEDEGHPDGISEYPNIIRDRIPIRFKAHIYFEKIDYHTTKELEELMNPSSGPNNSSEPPNPNHTSPALRTLPNSYIKVYKNGKFMGTPFTDLLAFLPPASRMVNNQQAGGSGGSGVLGGRDVLDDGSVGYYPAVSVFRGGAVECNFGPNFWYPPPEFSQQQPQGEDVIVAEGDASQKPEAGENQPRALADRYDEQIVEDILYDIVDEVGFWSLGLGRGGSKDEKLAEGGTGLAMPPGGGREEIKELVQDD; encoded by the exons ATGGCCGACCCAAGCTCCCCGCAACCTCCAAGGGAGACCACGCCTTCCTTGATCTCTTCTATACCTCAAAAGCGTGCGCTCCCAGACGACACCCACAGTCCCGCCGTTCCCTCGCCCCTCAATCCCGATGGGAAATCCCAAAAAGTACAGATTCAGCCAccagcagaagaaggaacAACCATGGGACGAGAGAAACGGACGAAAAAGGAGTCTCTCAAAAAGAGAGAGTCCAAGGGCGCTACGGGAGGTGACAGCTCGAGGGCTTCACCAGCACCCAAGCCGAAAGAGCAACCTGGCGAGATGGCGCCCTTGAGATACAAGCTCGCGCCCCCAAAGATCACCGACTTTGACCTTCCGCGTGGGCCAGTATTCACCAGCCATCACGAGGTACAAGATTCCGAGGGGAGATCAATTGAGTTCTACGAGACGTCAGATCA TGTCTACAACAAGAAGAACTTCCACTACACCCACTGTATTGCTGATCCCACATTTCCGTCCATGTTCTACTATCGCAACACTGAGCCAGAACCGTATGGCGCCCACTTGAATTTCGAAGATGCCGCCTCGCACATGTATTTCGACCAGCAAGGCACACATGTGACCTCTGATAAGGGCTTCCGGATGGCTCGTGCCAATGTCGCAGTAAGGGAAGGGCGTTGGTACTGGGAGTGCAAGGTCACTCGTGGAattttgaagaagaaaaacgAAGGCGATCCAGAATCCCATGGGCACATTCGTCTCGGATTTGCGCGTAGGGAAGCCTCCCTCGATGCGCCGGTTGGGTTTGACGCTTACAGCTATGGAATTCGGGACAAATCTGGCCAGAAGATTCACATGTCTCGACCCAAAGACTTTTTCCCCGAAGGCGAGGACATCAAAGAAGGAGACGTGATTGGTCTCGAGATCCAATTACCTTCCGAGCGGCTGCACAGAAAAGTCGTTCAAGGGCACTACAACCCGGCCGTTGATCTCATCGCTGAAGACGAAGGCCATCCCGACGGCATCAGCGAGtaccccaacatcatccgCGACCGTATTCCGATCCGCTTCAAAGCTCACATCTACTTTGAAAAGATCGActaccacaccaccaaagagTTGGAAGAGTTGATGAATCCAAGTTCGGGACCTAACAATTCCTCCGAACCTCCCAACCCGAATCACACCTCTCCAGCGTTGCGCACCCTTCCCAACTCATACATCAAGGTCTACAAGAATGGGAAGTTTATGGGTACTCCCTTCACCGATCTGTTAGCTTTCTTGCCCCCAGCGTCAAGAATGGTGAACAACCAACAAGCTGGCGGTAGCGGTGGGTCCGGCGTGTTGGGCGGCAGAGATGTGCTTGATGATGGGTCGGTGGGGTATTATCCTGCCGTGAGTGTCTTTAGAGGAGGTGCCGTTGAGTGCAATTTTGGGCCCAATTTCTGGTATCCTCCGCCTGAATTttcacagcaacaaccgcaaggggaggatgtgatTGTGGCCGAAGGTGATGCTAGCCAGAAGCCAGAAGCGGGAGAAAATCAGCCACGTGCATTGGCGGATAGATATGACGAGCAAATAGTAGAGGACATTCTCTATGACATTGTCGATGAGGTTGGCTTCTGGTctttggggctggggagaggtgggagtAAGGATGAAAAGTTGGCTGAAGGAGGGACAGGCCTTGCTATGCCACCAggcggtgggagggaggagatcaaggagttGGTTCAGGATGATTAA